The following are from one region of the Mus caroli chromosome 13, CAROLI_EIJ_v1.1, whole genome shotgun sequence genome:
- the Gcnt4 gene encoding beta-1,3-galactosyl-O-glycosyl-glycoprotein beta-1,6-N-acetylglucosaminyltransferase 4: MKIFRCCFKYTLQQKLFLLLLTLWLFSLLKLLNVGRLLFPQRDIYLVEYSLSTSPFVRNRFPETGDAARDDVNCSGVYEHEPLEIGKSLEIRRRSIIDLEDSDVVAMTSDCDIYQTLRQYHEKLVSREEEDFPIAYSLVVHKDAIMVERLIRAIYNQHNLYCIHYDLKSPDVFKAAMNNLAKCFPNIFIASKLETVEYAHISRLQADWNCLSDLLKSSVQWKYVINLCGQDFPLKSNFELVTELKSLQGRNMLETVRPPSAKMERFTFHHELRQVPYDYMKLPVKTNISKGAPPHNIEVFVGSAYFVLSRAFVKYIFNSSLVEDFFAWSKDTYSPDEHFWATLIRIPGIPGGISSSSQDVSDLQSKTRLVKWFYYEGFLYPNCTGSHLRSVCIYGAAELRWLLNEGHWFANKFDSKVDPILMKCLAEKLEEQQRKLIALSSEKFMTEGNRQSHTS, from the coding sequence ATGAAGATATTCAGATGTTGCTTTAAATACACTCTGCAGCAgaaactcttcctcctcctcttaacCCTGTGGCTGTTCTCCTTGTTGAAGCTCCTAAATGTGGGCAGGCTCCTCTTCCCTCAAAGAGACATTTACTTGGTTGAATACTCCCTAAGTACATCACCATTTGTGAGGAACAGGTTCCCCGAGACCGGGGATGCAGCCAGGGACGACGTTAACTGCTCGGGGGTCTACGAGCACGAGCCTTTGGAAATCGGCAAGAGTCTGGAAATCAGAAGACGGAGCATCATCGACTTGGAGGACAGTGATGTCGTGGCGATGACAAGTGACTGTGACATTTATCAGACCCTAAGACAGTACCATGAAAAACTGGTTTCAAGAGAGGAAGAGGACTTCCCCATAGCCTATTCGCTGGTCGTCCACAAAGATGCCATCATGGTTGAGCGGTTGATCCGAGCTATTTACAACCAACACAACCTTTACTGCATCCATTATGACCTGAAGTCACCGGACGTGTTCAAAGCTGCCATGAACAACCTAGCTAAGTGCTTCCCCAATATCTTCATCGCTTCCAAATTAGAGACTGTGGAGTATGCTCACATATCCAGGCTCCAGGCCGATTGGAACTGCTTATCAGATCTCCTCAAGTCTTCCGTTCAGTGGAAGTACGTCATCAACCTCTGTGGGCAAGACTTTCCCCTAAAGTCAAATTTTGAATTAGTGACAGAGCTGAAAAGTCTCCAAGGAAGGAATATGTTAGAGACGGTGAGACCTCCCAGTGCTAAGATGGAGAGGTTTACCTTCCATCATGAGCTCAGACAGGTGCCTTATGATTATATGAAGCTACCAGTAAAGACGAACATCTCCAAGGGGGCACCCCCTCATAACATTGAGGTATTTGTGGGCAGTGCCTATTTTGTTTTAAGTCGAgcatttgttaaatatattttcaacagcTCCCTCGTTGAAGACTTTTTTGCCTGGTCTAAAGATACGTACTCTCCTGATGAGCACTTTTGGGCCACCTTAATCCGGATACCAGGAATACCCGGGGGAATTTCCAGTTCATCCCAGGATGTATCTGACCTGCAGAGTAAGACCCGCCTGGTCAAATGGTTTTACTATGAAGGCTTTCTCTACCCCAATTGCACTGGCTCTCACCTTCGAAGTGTGTGTATTTACGGAGCTGCAGAATTACGGTGGCTCTTAAACGAAGGGCATTGGTTTGCTAATAAGTTTGATTCTAAAGTTGACCCCATCTTGATGAAATGTCTGGCGGAAAAACTTGAAGAGCAACAGAGAAAGCTGATTGCTTTGTCTTCAGAGAAGTTCATGACAGAGGGAAACCGTCAAAGCCACACATCATAA